One stretch of Chryseobacterium fluminis DNA includes these proteins:
- a CDS encoding class I SAM-dependent methyltransferase codes for MSKIKKTVRALQNIAQEPSLLNLVLNDREVRKKEFLKKYPHLETLPQISFSDLRADFEENIEICFLDGASLPTDLALLKTLAKDKKSYFEIGTWRGESVWNVAKIIHDCTTLNLSHHEILQLGIDRKYADLHGIVSKKNPEILHLEGNSRTYDFAGLNKKYDLIFIDGDHSYEMVKNDTEKVFQHLVHDDTVVVWHDYAFNPEKIRYEVFQGILDGLPEGYHDQLYHVANSICAVFMKGNFKTKKFKNLNEPEFLFEVNLKIKK; via the coding sequence GTGAGTAAAATAAAAAAAACAGTCCGGGCATTACAGAATATAGCGCAGGAGCCAAGTCTGCTAAACCTGGTGCTTAATGACCGGGAAGTAAGAAAAAAAGAATTTCTCAAAAAATATCCTCATTTGGAAACCCTTCCTCAGATCAGCTTTTCTGATCTGAGGGCGGATTTTGAGGAAAATATTGAGATCTGTTTTCTGGACGGAGCTTCTCTTCCCACCGATCTTGCTTTGCTGAAGACTCTGGCAAAAGACAAAAAATCCTATTTTGAAATCGGGACGTGGAGAGGAGAAAGCGTGTGGAACGTAGCAAAAATAATTCATGACTGTACCACACTTAATCTTTCACACCACGAAATTCTTCAATTAGGAATCGACAGGAAATATGCAGATCTTCATGGAATTGTTTCTAAAAAAAATCCTGAGATTCTTCATCTGGAAGGCAATTCAAGGACCTATGATTTTGCCGGCTTAAATAAAAAATATGACCTGATCTTTATCGACGGAGATCATTCCTATGAAATGGTGAAAAACGACACGGAGAAAGTCTTTCAGCACTTGGTGCATGACGATACCGTTGTCGTATGGCATGACTATGCTTTCAACCCGGAGAAAATCCGGTATGAAGTGTTTCAGGGAATTCTGGACGGTCTGCCCGAAGGATATCATGACCAACTGTATCATGTAGCCAATTCAATCTGTGCAGTCTTTATGAAAGGCAATTTTAAAACAAAGAAATTTAAAAATTTAAATGAGCCTGAATTTTTGTTTGAAGTAAATTTGAAAATAAAAAAATAA
- a CDS encoding DUF47 domain-containing protein, translated as MGIGNIFHAFQPKDKIFFVLFEKVTENLVAMSEEFNHGIKDFDLNDDSMLKKMSDYEHKNDELTHEIFVELGKNFITPFDREDIHTLATGLDDIADYIYASTKYIFLYKSPEMKAYSDFSLLIHKACLEIQNAMKNLKGFKNMDQVKEACIKVNSIENIADDLLSNSMVELFETNDAINIIKVSSVLNYLEVVTDKAEDVANTIENIMIKYA; from the coding sequence ATGGGAATTGGTAATATTTTCCACGCTTTTCAACCAAAAGATAAAATCTTCTTCGTACTGTTCGAAAAAGTAACAGAAAACCTTGTAGCCATGTCTGAGGAATTCAATCACGGGATCAAAGATTTCGATCTTAACGACGATTCTATGTTGAAAAAGATGAGCGATTATGAACACAAAAATGATGAATTAACACACGAGATCTTCGTAGAACTTGGAAAAAACTTTATTACGCCGTTCGACAGAGAAGATATTCACACGTTAGCAACAGGATTAGATGATATCGCAGACTACATCTACGCTTCTACAAAATATATTTTCTTATATAAGTCTCCGGAGATGAAAGCCTATTCGGATTTCTCATTACTGATCCATAAAGCTTGTCTTGAGATTCAGAATGCCATGAAAAATCTTAAAGGGTTTAAAAACATGGACCAGGTGAAAGAAGCCTGTATCAAAGTAAATTCTATTGAAAACATTGCAGATGATCTGCTTTCAAACTCAATGGTAGAGTTATTTGAGACCAACGATGCCATCAATATTATTAAAGTTTCATCGGTACTTAATTATCTTGAAGTAGTAACTGACAAAGCAGAGGATGTTGCCAATACGATTGAGAACATCATGATTAAATACGCTTAA
- a CDS encoding glycosyltransferase family 2 protein, translated as MRFLIIIPAHNEEHHLAYPLESLKNQSFKDFKVVVVNDGSVDRTPEIIKGFTEQDPRFETLNLEKSSHQPGSKVVSAFNSGLKTQDINDFEIICKFDADIILPENYLETIEKAFRENPVYGLVGGLLYVEKNGDWVYEGNSNKHHVRGPLKAYRKECFLAMGGLRETLGWDNIDSILLDDLGWKEVVLPQLHVKLIKVKGSDYTLKPADYYGRYFYFLGLNRFLTYIAASKEAMKSKSPEFFVQIVRFYESCRSDKPELKLSKAEQKIVNNKRWQQLKKKWLKI; from the coding sequence GTGCGGTTTTTAATTATCATCCCTGCTCACAACGAAGAACATCATCTTGCCTACCCGCTGGAATCTTTGAAAAATCAAAGTTTTAAAGATTTTAAAGTCGTGGTGGTAAACGATGGCTCTGTGGACAGAACTCCGGAGATCATCAAAGGTTTTACGGAGCAGGATCCGCGTTTCGAGACGCTCAATCTTGAAAAATCATCGCATCAGCCGGGTTCAAAAGTAGTCAGTGCCTTTAACAGCGGTTTGAAAACTCAGGATATCAACGATTTTGAGATCATCTGTAAATTTGATGCAGATATTATTCTGCCTGAAAATTATCTTGAAACAATAGAAAAAGCATTCCGTGAGAATCCGGTGTACGGGTTGGTCGGAGGATTGCTGTACGTAGAAAAAAACGGAGATTGGGTGTATGAAGGGAATTCCAATAAACACCATGTCAGAGGACCGTTGAAGGCCTATCGCAAAGAATGTTTTCTGGCCATGGGCGGACTTCGTGAAACCTTAGGCTGGGATAATATCGATTCTATATTACTGGATGATTTAGGATGGAAAGAAGTGGTTCTGCCGCAACTGCACGTGAAACTGATCAAAGTAAAAGGATCCGATTATACCCTAAAACCCGCTGACTATTACGGAAGATATTTCTATTTTTTAGGATTAAACAGGTTCCTGACCTATATTGCCGCTTCAAAAGAGGCCATGAAAAGCAAATCTCCTGAGTTTTTTGTTCAGATTGTCAGGTTTTATGAAAGCTGCCGATCAGACAAGCCCGAACTGAAACTGTCGAAAGCGGAGCAGAAAATTGTCAACAACAAACGTTGGCAGCAGCTCAAAAAAAAATGGCTTAAAATATAA
- a CDS encoding inorganic phosphate transporter, protein MEFPILLIVIIALALIFDYINGFHDAANSIATIVSTKVLTPFQAVLWAALWNFAAFFIAAYIIGEFKIGNTIAKTVNENFITLEVIFSGLVAAILWNLLTWWFGIPSSSSHTLIGGFLGAALMHAFMMDYHDVVAAQPDLGLWATFKEAAYQVTTQSVVKFDKVIPIFLFIFMAPIIGMIISIIITLIIVHLYKRSNPHKADQSFKRLQLASSALFSLGHGLNDAQKVMGIIGAALIYYHVNMLQDPVYLNIPSAGRFDYFAEHYLWVPLVSFLAIGLGTMSGGWKIIKTMGTKITKVTSLEGVSAETAGAITLFITDHFGIPVSTTHTITGSIIGVGLTKRISAVRWGITVSLLWAWVLTIPISAIVAGITYLIVTFLTQ, encoded by the coding sequence ATGGAATTTCCTATTTTACTTATAGTTATTATTGCGCTGGCTTTAATCTTCGATTATATCAACGGTTTCCATGATGCAGCCAACTCAATTGCAACTATTGTTTCTACAAAAGTTTTAACTCCGTTTCAGGCTGTACTTTGGGCAGCGCTCTGGAATTTTGCCGCTTTCTTTATCGCTGCATACATTATCGGAGAATTTAAAATCGGTAATACAATTGCCAAAACAGTTAACGAGAACTTTATCACCCTTGAAGTTATATTTTCAGGATTGGTTGCAGCAATTCTTTGGAATCTTTTAACGTGGTGGTTCGGAATACCTTCTTCCTCATCCCACACATTAATCGGTGGATTCCTGGGAGCAGCGCTGATGCATGCTTTCATGATGGATTATCATGATGTAGTGGCTGCACAGCCTGATTTAGGACTGTGGGCAACGTTTAAGGAGGCCGCCTATCAGGTAACGACGCAGAGTGTTGTCAAGTTTGATAAAGTAATCCCTATTTTCCTGTTCATTTTCATGGCACCGATCATCGGGATGATCATCTCTATTATTATTACGTTAATTATTGTTCATCTTTATAAAAGATCGAATCCTCATAAAGCTGACCAGTCTTTTAAAAGATTGCAGCTGGCGTCTTCGGCGCTTTTCAGTTTGGGACACGGTCTGAATGATGCACAGAAAGTGATGGGGATCATCGGCGCAGCATTGATTTATTATCATGTCAATATGCTCCAGGATCCGGTGTATCTGAATATTCCTTCTGCGGGTCGTTTCGACTACTTTGCGGAACATTATCTGTGGGTTCCCCTGGTATCATTCCTGGCCATTGGTTTGGGAACCATGAGCGGGGGTTGGAAAATTATTAAAACAATGGGTACCAAGATTACAAAAGTGACCTCTCTGGAAGGGGTAAGTGCTGAAACGGCAGGAGCAATTACACTGTTTATTACAGACCACTTCGGTATTCCTGTTTCTACAACCCATACCATTACAGGATCCATCATTGGTGTAGGTTTAACAAAAAGAATTTCAGCCGTAAGATGGGGGATTACCGTAAGTCTTCTATGGGCCTGGGTATTAACGATTCCTATCTCTGCGATCGTAGCCGGAATTACCTATCTTATTGTAACATTCCTGACTCAATAG
- a CDS encoding DEAD/DEAH box helicase: MNLFTETNLSPDILKAIGELGYESPTEIQKQTIPFILSDIRDLIALAQTGTGKTAAFSLPILDMIDDTSRKIQFLVLCPTRELCLQITKDIKNYSKYMKDIKTTAVYGGSSIMDQMRSLKDKPQIIVGTPGRVIDLINRKALDFSAIHWLVLDEADEMLSMGFKDELETILSETPETKQTFLFSATMSKEVERISKNYLTQPHRISVGSINEVKKNIKHEYYVAGYRQKKEALKRLIDSNPNQYSIIFCRTRMETQEVADFLMQNGYAADALHGDLSQAQRDTVMKKFRLKNIDILVATDVAARGLDVNSLTHVIHYSLPDDPEVFVHRSGRTGRAGKDGISISLIKPEESRKLKQIKSVTKIEINEAKIPTGEEVIKAQVGGVFESLFEVHEDFFEFDDSLIPDLSAFTKEELVHKLLQFQLKDLALYYKDRHDLIEQKLSSRDDDYSSRRGDRRDRDRGRDRDRGERGERNDRGRERGGKPRKKDENMVRFFFNLGKKDQLKKLDVLDIINKATSNTKSKKRAEIGDIEILEKFSFFEIEKSFKGDLLSNISTMKFRGKDMRAEEAN, translated from the coding sequence ATGAATTTATTTACGGAAACCAATTTAAGTCCTGATATTCTTAAGGCAATTGGCGAACTGGGTTACGAAAGCCCGACAGAAATCCAAAAACAGACTATCCCTTTTATTCTTTCAGATATTCGCGACTTGATCGCACTTGCGCAGACGGGGACAGGCAAAACAGCAGCATTTTCGCTTCCGATTTTGGATATGATTGACGATACGAGTCGCAAAATCCAATTTTTGGTGCTTTGCCCGACACGAGAATTATGTCTTCAGATTACAAAAGACATAAAAAATTATTCTAAATATATGAAAGACATCAAAACGACTGCAGTTTATGGTGGAAGTAGTATTATGGACCAAATGAGATCTTTGAAGGATAAACCACAGATTATTGTGGGAACTCCGGGAAGAGTAATAGATCTTATCAACAGAAAAGCACTTGACTTTTCGGCAATTCACTGGCTCGTATTAGACGAAGCCGATGAAATGCTTTCAATGGGTTTCAAAGACGAATTGGAAACAATTCTAAGCGAAACACCTGAGACAAAACAGACTTTCCTGTTCTCAGCGACTATGAGTAAGGAAGTAGAGAGAATCTCTAAAAATTATCTTACACAACCTCACAGAATTTCTGTTGGTTCTATTAACGAAGTTAAGAAGAACATTAAGCACGAATACTATGTAGCAGGTTACCGCCAGAAAAAAGAAGCCCTTAAAAGATTAATTGATTCAAACCCGAATCAGTACTCGATTATCTTCTGCAGAACCAGAATGGAAACTCAGGAAGTTGCTGATTTCCTGATGCAGAATGGCTATGCTGCTGACGCGCTTCATGGTGATCTTTCTCAGGCTCAGAGAGACACGGTAATGAAAAAATTCAGATTAAAGAACATCGATATCTTGGTAGCGACAGACGTTGCAGCCAGAGGACTGGATGTAAATTCACTGACTCACGTTATCCATTATTCTTTACCTGATGATCCGGAAGTATTCGTTCACAGAAGCGGAAGAACCGGTAGAGCCGGAAAAGACGGTATTTCGATTTCTTTAATTAAGCCTGAAGAAAGCAGAAAATTAAAGCAAATCAAATCGGTTACCAAAATTGAGATTAATGAAGCTAAAATCCCGACAGGAGAAGAAGTGATTAAAGCTCAGGTAGGCGGTGTTTTCGAAAGTCTTTTTGAAGTACACGAAGATTTCTTTGAATTTGACGATTCTTTAATTCCTGATCTGTCAGCGTTTACTAAAGAAGAATTGGTTCACAAATTACTTCAGTTCCAGTTGAAAGATCTTGCCCTTTATTATAAAGACAGACACGATCTTATTGAGCAGAAACTCAGCAGCAGGGATGATGACTACTCATCAAGAAGAGGAGACAGAAGAGACCGTGACAGAGGAAGAGACCGCGACAGAGGAGAGAGAGGAGAAAGAAATGACAGAGGAAGAGAGCGTGGTGGAAAACCGAGAAAAAAAGATGAAAACATGGTAAGATTCTTCTTTAATCTTGGTAAAAAAGATCAGTTGAAGAAACTGGATGTATTAGACATTATCAATAAAGCAACATCCAATACCAAAAGCAAAAAAAGAGCTGAAATCGGTGATATTGAAATTTTAGAGAAATTCTCTTTCTTCGAAATTGAAAAATCATTCAAAGGAGACCTTTTAAGCAACATCTCAACGATGAAATTCAGAGGTAAAGATATGCGAGCTGAAGAAGCGAACTAA
- the aspA gene encoding aspartate ammonia-lyase, whose amino-acid sequence MENFRKESDLLGELEVPVNAYYGVQTQRAINNFKISGQLLSSYPDFIKGLAFVKKAAAKTNYELGLLDEDLYFNIAETCDELIQGQLHDQFPIDMIQGGAGTSVNMNANEVIANRVLEKLGKKKGEYQFCSPNDHINLSQSTNDAYPTAIKMGLLHMNIGLVERLKKIVEAFRSKGQDFHDVIKMGRTQLQDAVPMTLGQEFEAFAATLEEDISKLNSNADLFVEVNMGATAIGTGLNAPVGYASLCAKNLAQLTGFPVISAPDLVEATPDTGSYVIYSSAMKRLALKLSKICNDLRLLSSGPRAGLFEINLPPMQPGSSIMPGKVNPVIPEVVNQVCFKVIGNDLTVTFAAEAGQLQLNVMEPVLSHAIMENINFLCNALDTLREKCVTGITANKEVCLNMVKHSIGIVTALNPYIGYKYSTEIAKEALETGKSVYNLVLEKEILSQEKLDEILDPKNMLKPHSK is encoded by the coding sequence ATGGAAAATTTCAGAAAAGAAAGTGATTTACTCGGTGAACTGGAAGTTCCGGTAAATGCTTATTATGGAGTACAGACTCAAAGAGCCATCAATAATTTTAAAATTTCAGGACAGCTGCTGTCTTCCTATCCTGATTTCATCAAAGGACTGGCTTTTGTAAAAAAAGCTGCGGCCAAAACGAATTACGAGCTGGGATTGCTGGACGAAGATTTATATTTCAACATTGCAGAGACCTGTGATGAGCTTATCCAAGGCCAACTTCACGACCAGTTTCCGATAGATATGATTCAGGGCGGGGCAGGGACCTCAGTGAATATGAATGCCAATGAAGTGATTGCCAACAGGGTACTTGAAAAATTAGGAAAAAAGAAAGGTGAGTACCAGTTCTGCTCTCCAAACGATCATATCAATCTTTCTCAATCCACCAATGATGCTTATCCTACTGCCATCAAGATGGGATTATTGCATATGAACATCGGTTTGGTTGAAAGGCTTAAAAAAATTGTGGAAGCCTTCCGTTCCAAAGGACAGGACTTTCATGATGTGATCAAAATGGGAAGAACCCAGCTTCAGGATGCTGTGCCGATGACGTTGGGACAGGAATTTGAAGCCTTTGCAGCAACACTCGAAGAAGATATCTCTAAATTAAACAGCAATGCCGACCTTTTTGTAGAAGTAAACATGGGAGCTACCGCCATCGGAACAGGCTTAAATGCTCCGGTAGGATATGCTTCATTGTGCGCGAAAAACCTGGCTCAGTTAACTGGTTTTCCGGTTATTTCCGCACCGGATCTGGTTGAGGCGACACCGGATACCGGTTCTTATGTGATCTACTCTTCAGCAATGAAGCGTCTGGCTTTAAAGTTGTCGAAAATATGCAATGACTTGAGATTGCTTTCTTCAGGACCCAGAGCCGGTCTTTTTGAAATCAACCTTCCTCCGATGCAGCCGGGATCATCCATTATGCCCGGAAAAGTAAATCCTGTGATTCCGGAAGTGGTAAACCAGGTATGCTTCAAAGTAATCGGAAATGATTTAACGGTAACCTTTGCCGCTGAAGCCGGACAATTACAGCTAAATGTAATGGAGCCCGTGCTTTCTCACGCCATTATGGAAAATATCAATTTCCTTTGCAACGCTTTGGATACCCTTCGTGAAAAATGCGTAACAGGCATTACGGCTAATAAAGAGGTATGCCTGAACATGGTGAAGCACAGCATCGGAATTGTAACGGCACTGAATCCTTATATTGGCTATAAATATTCTACGGAGATCGCGAAAGAAGCTCTGGAAACAGGAAAAAGTGTCTATAATCTCGTATTGGAAAAAGAAATTCTCTCCCAGGAAAAACTCGATGAGATTCTGGATCCTAAAAACATGTTGAAACCTCATAGCAAATAA
- a CDS encoding FkbM family methyltransferase: MSLYQRIAEKLQYISPGFYKKRYFKNLNHLTKENFSKRNVEPELVWIKDYLPKKAVILDIGANVGSFLYQLENTLDHEHIYAFEPNKKLYRRLKRLFPGMRIFPLALSDENTTAEFKVPVINGKAIASRGTLKTAYKEKGEEKSYTEKVKVIKLDDWAAIEHFTRLDFIKIDVEGNEMKTLYGAKEIITQFFPTLMVEIEQRHHDTPIWKGISEVQSWGYNVHYLNRTTFTLEKLTESILSGNTSDEKNKTDYINNIIFIPKNS, from the coding sequence ATGTCTCTATACCAAAGAATTGCAGAAAAACTACAGTACATCAGTCCCGGTTTTTATAAAAAAAGATATTTCAAAAATCTGAATCATCTTACTAAAGAAAACTTTTCAAAACGTAATGTAGAGCCGGAGCTGGTCTGGATCAAAGATTATCTGCCCAAAAAAGCGGTTATCCTTGATATTGGCGCCAATGTGGGATCCTTTCTTTACCAGCTGGAAAATACATTGGATCATGAGCATATTTATGCCTTTGAGCCCAATAAAAAACTGTACCGCAGACTGAAAAGACTTTTTCCGGGAATGAGGATTTTTCCGCTGGCTCTTTCTGATGAGAATACAACGGCTGAATTTAAAGTTCCCGTCATCAACGGAAAAGCCATCGCTTCAAGGGGAACCCTGAAAACCGCTTACAAAGAAAAAGGGGAAGAGAAAAGCTATACTGAAAAAGTAAAAGTGATAAAACTGGATGACTGGGCCGCTATTGAACATTTTACCAGACTGGATTTCATTAAAATCGATGTCGAAGGCAACGAAATGAAAACGCTGTATGGTGCCAAAGAAATCATTACACAGTTTTTTCCTACTTTAATGGTAGAAATAGAACAGAGACACCATGACACGCCCATCTGGAAAGGGATCTCCGAAGTTCAATCCTGGGGATATAATGTCCATTATCTGAACAGGACTACCTTTACCCTGGAAAAACTGACTGAAAGCATTCTTTCAGGAAATACCAGTGATGAAAAAAATAAAACCGACTACATCAATAATATCATCTTTATTCCCAAAAATTCTTAA
- a CDS encoding IS5 family transposase codes for MSAAKQKKSYPLYQVLSKDTIELEIAPYIPIGKRGFKSKAPICEIINCILYKLKTGIQWYLLPVLQLFSKEVLHYKTVFGYYRQWCKAGIWRACWSGILQNNKSMIDLSSADVDGSHTPALRGGEAVGYQGRKKRKTTNALYLSDRNGLPLAMSIPVCGNHNDLFNIEKHFTEMTNFLQESGISLDGLFVNFDAGFDAENLRLRASELGIIANIAHNKRNSNTDNDHYFDHQLYKERYAIERTNAWLDSFRSVLNRFDTTITSWIGFNYLAFIVIACKKMMKKSR; via the coding sequence ATTAGTGCCGCTAAACAAAAAAAATCCTATCCCTTGTACCAAGTACTAAGCAAAGATACAATAGAATTAGAAATTGCACCTTATATTCCAATTGGAAAAAGAGGTTTCAAATCAAAAGCACCTATTTGTGAGATTATTAACTGTATTTTATATAAACTTAAAACAGGCATTCAATGGTATCTTTTACCTGTTTTACAATTGTTCAGTAAAGAAGTTCTACATTATAAGACAGTTTTCGGCTACTACCGTCAATGGTGTAAAGCCGGAATATGGAGAGCCTGCTGGAGTGGTATTTTACAAAACAATAAATCAATGATCGATTTGTCCAGCGCAGATGTAGACGGCAGCCACACTCCGGCGTTAAGGGGAGGTGAAGCCGTTGGATATCAGGGTAGGAAAAAGCGTAAAACAACTAATGCCCTTTATTTGTCGGATCGAAATGGCTTGCCACTGGCCATGTCGATCCCTGTGTGTGGAAATCATAACGATTTGTTTAATATTGAAAAACATTTTACAGAAATGACCAATTTTTTACAGGAGTCGGGTATCTCATTGGATGGTCTTTTTGTGAATTTTGATGCCGGATTTGATGCGGAGAATCTACGTTTAAGAGCGTCAGAATTGGGGATAATAGCCAATATTGCTCATAATAAAAGAAACTCTAATACAGATAATGACCATTATTTTGATCATCAACTATACAAAGAGCGATACGCCATAGAAAGAACAAATGCCTGGCTGGATAGTTTCAGATCGGTGCTCAACAGGTTTGATACCACCATTACCAGCTGGATAGGATTTAATTATTTAGCTTTTATTGTTATTGCCTGTAAAAAGATGATGAAAAAGTCGAGATGA
- a CDS encoding lipopolysaccharide biosynthesis protein: MSVVARQGFKYSIIGYIGFLLGTVSAIFIFPNDFEFYGKLRYILPSAEFLVPFVVMGISYSNVKFFHAVDQDGKKQNMLSLSLLAVFINFLIFTVVFFILPYVYPKFKYSEAWKAKEIILPLVVILSFCAVFNKYISNYKRIVVSNIFDNLIPKIANLGAFCLVIYFSLSQSVAFAFFFGMFALMLFGYIYYTNTLEKIKLDFSTDYFKKDGFWKEFFNYSFFGFLGTFGNYLAINSLMIGEFMGMEENGIYAVLYALISLISIPQLGLFNVSAPIISKNLADGDMEGLDKFHKKTSLTLYFLGAVLFSCIMVGFPYLTQFMPKNGTMLREYEPVVWIWGSAVLLDLATGFNGNIISLSRYYKFNILVMLLLAGLTIGLNLYFIKNTDLKLIGIALSTAISLTTYNVVKVVFNYIMFKVSPLTIEMIFVSIICTLAITVAIVLPNFNNNFINLFYKPAVVLILIFIGNYFTKIFPVEDYLNINFLRSMFKFK; encoded by the coding sequence ATGAGTGTAGTAGCGAGACAGGGCTTCAAATATTCCATTATCGGGTACATCGGTTTCTTGTTGGGTACCGTATCGGCCATATTTATTTTCCCTAATGATTTTGAATTTTACGGTAAACTACGCTATATTCTACCCAGTGCGGAATTTTTGGTTCCGTTTGTGGTGATGGGTATTTCTTATTCCAATGTAAAGTTCTTCCATGCGGTAGATCAAGACGGCAAAAAGCAAAATATGCTCTCGCTATCGCTTCTTGCGGTCTTTATTAATTTTTTAATTTTTACGGTGGTCTTCTTCATACTGCCTTATGTCTATCCCAAGTTTAAATATTCGGAAGCATGGAAAGCTAAAGAAATCATCTTACCGTTGGTGGTTATCCTTTCTTTCTGTGCGGTTTTCAACAAATACATTTCGAATTACAAAAGAATCGTGGTTTCGAATATTTTCGATAATCTGATCCCGAAAATAGCCAATTTAGGAGCTTTCTGCCTGGTTATTTATTTTTCACTCTCCCAAAGTGTTGCCTTCGCATTTTTCTTCGGGATGTTTGCCTTAATGCTTTTCGGCTATATCTATTATACCAATACATTAGAAAAAATAAAACTGGATTTCAGCACCGATTATTTCAAGAAAGACGGCTTCTGGAAAGAATTTTTCAACTACAGCTTCTTTGGATTTCTAGGAACGTTTGGAAATTACCTGGCGATTAACAGCCTGATGATCGGTGAATTCATGGGAATGGAAGAAAATGGGATTTATGCCGTTCTGTACGCTTTAATTTCGCTGATCTCAATTCCTCAGTTGGGCTTATTCAATGTCTCCGCTCCTATTATCAGTAAAAATCTCGCGGACGGCGATATGGAGGGACTGGATAAATTCCACAAGAAGACGTCTCTTACTTTATATTTTTTAGGCGCTGTGTTGTTTTCATGTATTATGGTAGGATTTCCTTACCTGACGCAGTTTATGCCTAAGAACGGAACGATGCTGAGAGAATATGAACCGGTCGTATGGATCTGGGGATCTGCAGTCTTACTGGACCTGGCGACAGGATTCAACGGCAATATTATTTCGCTGTCCAGGTATTATAAATTTAATATCCTGGTGATGCTTTTACTGGCGGGACTTACCATCGGACTGAATCTTTATTTCATTAAAAATACCGACCTGAAACTTATTGGAATTGCCTTATCTACCGCGATTTCTTTAACGACTTATAATGTAGTGAAGGTTGTTTTCAATTACATCATGTTTAAAGTGTCACCACTCACCATTGAAATGATATTTGTTTCTATTATCTGTACGCTTGCTATTACTGTAGCGATCGTTTTGCCTAATTTTAACAACAATTTTATCAACCTTTTTTACAAGCCGGCGGTGGTTTTGATTCTAATCTTTATCGGAAATTATTTCACTAAAATTTTCCCGGTTGAGGATTATCTAAATATAAATTTCCTAAGAAGTATGTTTAAATTCAAGTAG
- a CDS encoding DUF2461 domain-containing protein — MPAILSPKTFEFLKKLHRNNNREWFTENKNLYTESQQNVIAFLEELIGEMTAFDEALAKIDAKKSLFRIYRDTRFSKDKIPYKTNFGASLGMGKGSQKGGYYLHLEPGKSFIAGGIYMPEPQVLKELRREISLYGEDFMKILNHHDFKKHFPELDQDGKLKKVPQGFEKEDPMAEYLKLKNFIVTYPLKDEEILNQNAVKNLSAIFRLMKPLNDFLNTPLQ, encoded by the coding sequence ATGCCGGCTATCTTATCTCCAAAAACTTTCGAATTTTTAAAAAAACTTCACAGAAATAATAATCGTGAATGGTTCACTGAAAATAAGAATCTCTATACCGAATCGCAACAGAATGTTATTGCTTTTCTGGAAGAACTGATCGGAGAAATGACAGCATTTGATGAGGCGCTTGCCAAAATCGATGCTAAAAAATCACTATTCAGGATTTACAGGGATACCCGGTTTTCAAAGGATAAAATTCCCTACAAAACTAATTTCGGAGCTTCTTTGGGAATGGGAAAAGGAAGTCAGAAAGGAGGTTATTATCTTCACCTGGAGCCTGGAAAATCCTTTATAGCAGGCGGAATTTATATGCCCGAACCTCAGGTCTTAAAGGAATTAAGAAGAGAAATATCGTTGTATGGAGAAGATTTTATGAAAATTTTAAACCATCATGATTTTAAGAAGCACTTCCCTGAGCTTGATCAGGACGGCAAGCTGAAAAAAGTTCCTCAGGGCTTTGAAAAAGAAGATCCGATGGCAGAATACCTGAAACTTAAAAATTTTATTGTGACTTATCCGTTAAAAGATGAAGAAATACTGAATCAAAATGCGGTTAAAAATCTATCCGCCATTTTCAGGCTGATGAAACCGCTGAATGACTTCCTGAACACTCCTCTACAATAA